A stretch of the Phycisphaerales bacterium genome encodes the following:
- the thiE gene encoding thiamine phosphate synthase, whose translation MAFDPRIIDANANRAREAVRVLEDAARLVLGDAELAGRGKLLRSALTAHLEVLPPGWLVSNRAVAQDVGTKLESPSEVRRSSFAACCEAAASRLGEALRVLEEVSKTIDIDLSRALKDLRYQGYTFSADVIAAMGTGRAKQWNLCVLVTKSLCRCPWEDVIQGVIDGGAHAIQIRERDIGDRELLGMIQHTVERCRPAGVSVIVNDRVDLALAGGTDGVHVGQNDLSIETVRAIAGRSLLVGVSTHNLVEAETAVRQGADYVGLGAMFSSQLKPHIQPSGVAYLATFLEAHPKTPYLAIGGITPDNVARLTDCGCRGVAVSSAICQAADPTAVVARFVSALAVPEIASS comes from the coding sequence TTGGCATTCGACCCTCGCATCATTGATGCCAATGCTAATCGAGCCCGTGAAGCTGTTCGTGTGTTAGAAGATGCAGCAAGATTGGTTCTCGGTGATGCGGAGCTCGCAGGCCGAGGCAAACTTCTCCGTAGCGCCCTTACGGCGCATCTAGAAGTGCTGCCTCCGGGTTGGCTGGTGTCGAATCGCGCTGTTGCACAAGATGTTGGCACCAAACTTGAGAGTCCCAGTGAGGTCAGGCGCAGCTCATTTGCGGCTTGTTGTGAAGCAGCTGCCAGCCGCCTCGGTGAAGCGCTAAGGGTGCTTGAGGAAGTCTCAAAGACCATTGATATTGATCTGTCTAGAGCGCTGAAAGACCTGCGGTATCAAGGCTACACCTTTAGTGCCGATGTGATTGCAGCAATGGGAACAGGCCGAGCCAAACAGTGGAATTTATGTGTCTTGGTTACCAAGTCGCTCTGCCGCTGCCCTTGGGAAGATGTCATTCAGGGCGTGATTGATGGGGGTGCCCACGCTATTCAGATAAGAGAGCGTGATATCGGTGATCGAGAACTTCTTGGCATGATTCAACACACGGTTGAACGGTGCCGACCAGCGGGGGTCAGCGTGATCGTTAATGATCGCGTTGATTTAGCGCTTGCTGGAGGTACTGATGGTGTTCATGTTGGTCAAAACGACTTATCTATAGAAACAGTTCGAGCCATCGCAGGTCGCTCACTACTTGTTGGTGTCAGTACGCACAATCTTGTAGAGGCCGAAACAGCGGTGCGTCAGGGTGCTGACTATGTAGGTCTTGGAGCCATGTTTTCCAGTCAACTTAAACCGCATATTCAACCAAGTGGCGTTGCCTATCTCGCGACTTTCTTGGAGGCTCATCCAAAGACGCCCTACCTCGCGATTGGGGGCATCACGCCAGACAATGTAGCGCGACTTACGGATTGTGGTTGTCGTGGGGTAGCGGTGAGTTCAGCTATTTGCCAAGCAGCAGATCCAACAGCAGTGGTCGCTCGCTTTGTAAGCGCTCTTGCAGTGCCGGAGATTGCTTCCAGCTGA
- a CDS encoding sodium:proton antiporter: protein MWHHLLASTGQHGIISNTLTVFSVLLGLAVVIAVLTKFVRIPYTIALVLAGLLVAILGAAPEGAVITQELVFALFLPPLLFQAGLHLDLGSLTRRGRTVAVMAIPGVLLTTFAIACALVALVPDAVAQSHGIWLPVLLLGSMLAPTDPISVLAAFKTSGVPMDLKTLVEGESLFNDGTGVVVFLIFLWALFPVLRDGPPPPDAYAGGSQITMVAYEAAGHAGEVDTEAPLQSGQATDLSVANAVIEFIKLVGLGVIFGLGFGLAAFWLLKVLDDAVLENAITVVLVWSTFLVAEQSGASGVIAVVVAGLILGNYGKRLAMSKRTRDTINSFWESVDFIINSLVFLLIGFELQFIGGIEVLVRPETLLWIVISYVALMGSRACMVYCIAILFGRNWPRGWKHVVFWSGIRGAIPLALVLAVPAGDLRDLLLPVAFGVVLISLLLQGLTIPVLLRIVPLEEADQPTAGAIS, encoded by the coding sequence ATGTGGCACCACCTTCTCGCTTCGACAGGCCAGCATGGCATCATCTCTAATACGCTCACAGTCTTTTCTGTACTACTGGGGCTCGCCGTTGTCATTGCAGTGCTCACCAAGTTTGTACGCATTCCCTACACAATCGCGTTGGTCTTAGCGGGCCTCCTGGTTGCAATTCTTGGCGCAGCTCCAGAGGGCGCCGTTATTACACAAGAGTTGGTCTTTGCTCTCTTCTTGCCGCCGCTGTTGTTCCAAGCAGGATTACATCTTGATCTGGGATCACTCACACGGCGCGGGCGTACAGTCGCAGTGATGGCTATTCCTGGCGTACTTCTGACCACATTTGCGATCGCCTGTGCATTGGTCGCACTTGTTCCTGACGCTGTTGCGCAGTCACACGGCATCTGGTTGCCAGTTTTACTGCTCGGTTCAATGCTTGCTCCAACAGATCCGATCAGTGTTTTAGCTGCATTCAAGACCAGTGGTGTGCCAATGGATCTTAAGACGCTCGTTGAAGGCGAGAGTCTCTTTAATGATGGCACTGGAGTGGTCGTGTTTTTGATTTTTCTGTGGGCGCTTTTTCCAGTGCTGCGGGACGGACCGCCCCCGCCCGATGCCTATGCAGGAGGGTCTCAGATCACAATGGTTGCCTATGAAGCAGCTGGTCATGCAGGTGAGGTGGATACAGAGGCGCCTTTACAGTCCGGCCAAGCAACGGATCTTTCAGTGGCAAATGCAGTTATCGAGTTCATCAAACTTGTTGGCCTGGGTGTTATCTTTGGCCTCGGATTTGGACTGGCGGCTTTCTGGCTTTTGAAAGTGCTTGATGATGCAGTGCTTGAGAATGCCATTACGGTTGTGCTCGTGTGGTCGACGTTCTTAGTTGCTGAACAATCTGGAGCTTCAGGTGTGATCGCCGTCGTTGTGGCGGGTTTGATCTTGGGCAACTATGGAAAACGTTTGGCGATGAGCAAAAGGACCCGCGACACCATTAATTCCTTCTGGGAATCAGTAGATTTCATCATCAATTCACTGGTCTTCCTACTGATCGGTTTCGAACTGCAGTTCATCGGCGGCATTGAAGTACTGGTCAGGCCCGAAACACTGTTGTGGATCGTCATTAGTTATGTGGCGCTGATGGGATCAAGAGCATGCATGGTTTATTGCATCGCGATTCTCTTTGGCCGCAACTGGCCTCGCGGTTGGAAGCACGTTGTCTTTTGGTCAGGAATCCGTGGGGCCATCCCATTGGCATTGGTCCTGGCTGTCCCAGCGGGCGACTTGCGTGACCTTCTGCTGCCAGTTGCCTTTGGTGTGGTACTCATTAGCTTGTTATTGCAGGGTTTGACAATTCCAGTGTTGCTTAGAATTGTTCCACTAGAAGAAGCAGATCAACCAACCGCGGGCGCTATCTCTTGA
- a CDS encoding MBL fold metallo-hydrolase codes for MITELEFLVLGSGTSAGVPSIGCDCEVCHSKDTRDRRLRTASCLRFRDSSGQARIILLDTSPDLRQQALTHKLDRCDGIFYTHGHVDHIFGLDEVRRFNVVMQSPIDIYAEASTLKGLGRVFKHIFESASNTNPSFVANLIANELEVGQRVDRFGLGFTPIRLMHGRLPILGFRIEALTADGQVAAEQPGPLPLAYCTDVSAIPPETWPLLTGLETLILDMLRHRHHPTHLNLDQATVIADQIGASATWFVHMGHEIAHAAVDQELPEGQALAYDGLRLPKVGPVSSQTDL; via the coding sequence ATGATCACCGAACTGGAGTTTCTTGTACTTGGCTCGGGCACTTCAGCGGGTGTTCCATCTATCGGATGTGATTGTGAAGTGTGCCATTCAAAAGATACGCGAGATCGCCGACTTCGAACAGCGAGTTGTTTGAGATTTCGCGATAGCTCAGGTCAAGCTCGCATCATCCTTTTAGATACTTCTCCGGATCTAAGGCAGCAGGCGCTGACGCATAAACTCGATCGCTGTGATGGAATTTTCTACACGCATGGGCATGTGGATCACATCTTTGGGCTTGATGAGGTGCGGCGCTTTAATGTTGTGATGCAATCTCCAATTGATATCTATGCAGAGGCATCGACTCTGAAAGGTCTGGGGCGCGTCTTCAAACATATTTTCGAGAGTGCTTCAAATACGAATCCCTCATTTGTCGCCAACTTGATCGCCAATGAACTTGAAGTTGGCCAAAGAGTCGACCGATTCGGTCTTGGGTTTACACCAATCAGGCTGATGCATGGGCGACTACCAATTCTGGGTTTTCGTATTGAAGCACTCACAGCAGATGGACAGGTTGCGGCCGAGCAGCCGGGGCCACTGCCACTGGCTTACTGCACAGATGTCTCCGCAATTCCGCCAGAGACCTGGCCCCTTTTGACGGGCTTGGAAACCCTGATACTGGACATGTTGCGGCATCGGCACCACCCCACCCATCTGAACCTGGACCAGGCAACGGTGATCGCAGATCAAATAGGGGCTTCAGCGACTTGGTTTGTCCATATGGGCCATGAGATTGCCCATGCAGCGGTCGACCAGGAGCTCCCCGAAGGGCAGGCATTGGCCTACGATGGCCTTCGTTTGCCCAAAGTAGGCCCTGTGAGTTCCCAAACTGACCTTTAG
- the atpG gene encoding ATP synthase F1 subunit gamma, with translation MAQIREIKKRRGAVKTIARITKTMQMIATAKFTAAVQRANATRPYADKVRQLVEEVSEAAIDISNPLLEPPAEDPHRSLLLVITSDRGMCGAYNSHILRTGIQRVRSQRGINSKVDVETAGKKAVAFFGFQKINITRKHAFGDKPSYEVIARLASRYIDLYEKGKYASIDIAYMRFETNTRQVPQIMQLLPLSKPEQKETESENKGTTALYDFSPSSEALLADLLPLAVKTNLYQAFNDAVVSEHIMRMVAMKAATENANDLGRNLGRQFNRARQSQITTELTEIISGAAALE, from the coding sequence ATGGCACAGATCAGAGAGATCAAAAAACGTCGCGGCGCTGTCAAGACTATTGCTCGTATTACCAAGACGATGCAGATGATTGCCACAGCCAAATTTACGGCCGCCGTACAGCGGGCCAATGCAACCCGTCCGTACGCCGATAAGGTTCGCCAGCTCGTGGAAGAGGTATCTGAGGCTGCAATCGATATCAGCAACCCGCTACTTGAGCCACCAGCCGAAGACCCCCATCGTTCGCTTTTACTTGTCATCACATCAGACCGTGGTATGTGCGGCGCTTATAACTCGCACATTCTTCGCACAGGTATCCAGCGCGTTCGCAGTCAACGAGGCATCAATTCAAAGGTCGACGTTGAAACAGCGGGCAAGAAGGCAGTTGCTTTCTTTGGCTTTCAGAAGATCAACATCACACGCAAGCATGCCTTTGGCGACAAGCCAAGCTATGAAGTGATTGCACGTCTTGCATCGCGTTATATTGACCTTTATGAGAAGGGCAAGTATGCATCGATTGATATTGCGTACATGCGGTTTGAGACCAATACACGCCAAGTGCCGCAAATTATGCAATTGCTTCCATTGAGTAAGCCTGAGCAAAAAGAGACCGAATCAGAGAACAAGGGTACGACAGCACTCTATGATTTCTCCCCTTCTAGCGAGGCTCTCTTGGCAGACTTACTGCCACTGGCAGTCAAAACAAATCTCTACCAAGCATTCAACGATGCTGTTGTGAGTGAACACATCATGCGTATGGTCGCCATGAAGGCTGCTACAGAGAACGCCAATGACCTCGGCCGAAACCTTGGCAGACAGTTCAACCGAGCTCGCCAGAGTCAGATCACAACTGAATTAACCGAGATCATTTCAGGTGCTGCGGCACTCGAGTAG
- a CDS encoding redoxin domain-containing protein: MLNRTVKTLFSAAVVLGAVSLTAAMQDSTTTAPATPDKPAAPEKATVDALAPNFTLKDSNGATHSLSDFKGKIVVLEWFSSACPYSGKESGASVHSSGRVADAQKQMKEIDENVVYLLIDSTANQPADKVKEASVAALKKYGNEAPLLMDYSGQVGHMYGARTTPHVYVIDEEGILRYSGAFDDNSRGKNPESTNYAVNTVKQIKAGETVNPSETRPWGCGVKYNRNPSKG, translated from the coding sequence ATGTTGAATCGAACCGTCAAAACTTTATTCTCAGCCGCTGTGGTCCTGGGCGCAGTCAGCCTTACAGCTGCCATGCAAGACTCGACGACAACTGCACCAGCAACACCCGATAAGCCAGCGGCGCCCGAGAAGGCGACTGTTGATGCTCTAGCGCCTAATTTCACTTTGAAAGATAGCAATGGAGCAACTCACTCCTTGTCTGACTTCAAAGGCAAGATCGTGGTCCTTGAATGGTTTAGCTCAGCTTGTCCTTACTCAGGCAAAGAGTCTGGCGCCAGCGTTCACTCCAGTGGACGTGTTGCTGATGCACAAAAACAAATGAAAGAAATCGATGAAAATGTTGTCTACCTTCTGATTGACTCAACCGCCAATCAGCCTGCTGACAAAGTTAAAGAAGCATCTGTTGCTGCACTTAAGAAGTATGGCAATGAAGCACCTTTGCTCATGGATTACAGTGGCCAGGTTGGCCACATGTACGGCGCCCGCACGACGCCACATGTTTACGTGATCGATGAAGAAGGCATCCTGCGATACTCCGGCGCCTTTGACGATAACAGCAGGGGCAAAAACCCTGAGTCAACCAACTATGCCGTCAACACCGTCAAGCAGATCAAAGCTGGCGAAACCGTAAACCCCTCAGAAACCCGTCCCTGGGGATGTGGTGTGAAGTACAACCGAAATCCTTCCAAGGGCTGA
- a CDS encoding protein-disulfide reductase DsbD family protein, with product MKRMSLLLSLSVLLCSRSVVNGDPQTQDQTPATPTFGQPNSQPEDSTPATAKIWASPQTVVAGETTYVVIEISIDEHWHIYWSYPGANGAPTELHVTAPENIEVGPIVFPRPKRFVEPEGDVYGYEQKAVFLVPLTINKDHHARKISIAIDAYWLVCRKICLLGDASQKVAIEVLAAGATPTPPDQQVESAKAAQPVDSKTVKGVDISFSDGVLKISGPLQGLEKADFFPNPMAGIEYGTPTIKTSKNLFKIDVPVEIELRNALGEDLKLRGLILLGDKPTDPSYSFSIPAKPTAKPDPHSSS from the coding sequence ATGAAGCGAATGTCCTTGCTACTCTCATTAAGCGTACTTCTCTGCTCAAGATCCGTTGTCAATGGCGATCCGCAGACACAAGACCAAACGCCCGCCACACCAACATTTGGACAACCAAATTCGCAACCAGAAGATTCAACGCCTGCCACCGCCAAAATATGGGCTTCACCACAAACTGTCGTCGCTGGAGAAACGACCTATGTCGTGATTGAGATTTCCATTGATGAGCACTGGCATATTTACTGGTCGTACCCTGGTGCAAATGGCGCCCCAACAGAACTCCACGTGACAGCGCCCGAAAATATTGAGGTAGGTCCCATTGTTTTTCCAAGACCAAAGAGATTTGTAGAACCAGAGGGTGATGTTTACGGCTACGAACAGAAAGCTGTGTTCTTGGTGCCACTGACCATCAATAAAGATCACCACGCAAGAAAAATCTCAATAGCAATCGATGCCTATTGGTTGGTTTGCCGAAAAATTTGTTTGCTGGGCGATGCAAGCCAAAAAGTCGCCATCGAAGTACTGGCCGCTGGCGCTACGCCTACGCCACCCGATCAGCAGGTGGAGTCCGCCAAAGCAGCTCAACCAGTTGATTCAAAAACCGTGAAAGGCGTCGATATTTCCTTTAGTGATGGCGTTCTCAAAATCAGTGGTCCACTACAAGGATTAGAGAAGGCCGACTTTTTTCCAAACCCGATGGCTGGCATTGAGTACGGCACGCCAACAATAAAGACCAGTAAGAATCTTTTTAAAATTGATGTCCCTGTTGAAATAGAACTGCGCAATGCACTTGGCGAGGACCTCAAACTTCGTGGGCTCATCCTCCTGGGCGACAAGCCAACAGATCCTTCATATTCGTTCTCTATCCCGGCCAAACCAACCGCTAAGCCAGATCCCCATAGTTCGTCTTAA
- a CDS encoding rhodanese-like domain-containing protein, with protein sequence MLQTEDLLNADGGTWFGLQGQSVITFVDPRSESDYIKGHIPGAIHLPFSKVKSRFREVEGGGILIVYSERYEDPLAKAMSKRLIELGAADVRTLDGGITAWETAGKPVVSGKKPMPPNADSMSDG encoded by the coding sequence GTGCTACAGACTGAAGATTTACTAAACGCCGATGGTGGTACTTGGTTTGGCTTACAAGGTCAGAGTGTGATTACTTTTGTTGATCCGCGGAGTGAGAGTGACTACATCAAGGGGCATATTCCAGGTGCCATTCACCTTCCATTTAGCAAAGTGAAGTCACGCTTTCGCGAAGTTGAAGGCGGTGGCATTCTGATTGTCTATAGCGAGCGATATGAGGACCCGCTGGCCAAAGCCATGAGTAAGCGACTGATTGAATTGGGCGCGGCAGATGTCCGGACGCTTGATGGCGGCATTACAGCTTGGGAGACTGCAGGTAAGCCAGTGGTCAGTGGCAAAAAACCAATGCCACCAAATGCAGATTCCATGAGTGACGGCTGA
- a CDS encoding MBL fold metallo-hydrolase, whose amino-acid sequence MTAEWQLPVEVNIIDLEFGGVHGRIGAYLLETEIGLVLIEAGPASTLDALEAGLASRGYQLSDISDVFVTHIHLDHAGSCGWLAEQGCRIHVHEFGAQHLSDPTRLMESVRRIYGKQTDVLWGEVKPVPEALICPMRDGDVFDLGNASLKAYETPGHARHHHALLLDDGHQRSCFTGDAAAMLIPAYERFILLPTPPPEFDLQAWLASLDLLERVQAEAYFLTHFGKIENPKSHFQWVREALSAHCSFIAERVQQQMSLDEIMQAYQPWFQSIANEAGVESQTYDANVHTYLIRMNVVGIMRYLDKKQERAKQH is encoded by the coding sequence GTGACGGCTGAGTGGCAGTTGCCTGTTGAAGTCAACATCATCGACCTCGAGTTTGGCGGCGTTCATGGTCGTATCGGTGCCTATCTACTTGAAACAGAAATTGGACTGGTATTAATAGAAGCAGGCCCTGCTAGCACACTCGATGCACTTGAAGCGGGCTTAGCTTCCAGGGGCTATCAACTCAGCGATATATCAGATGTGTTTGTCACTCATATCCACTTGGATCATGCAGGAAGTTGCGGATGGTTGGCAGAACAAGGATGCCGAATTCACGTTCATGAGTTCGGGGCTCAGCACCTCTCTGACCCAACCCGGCTCATGGAAAGCGTGCGTCGCATTTATGGCAAACAGACAGATGTACTCTGGGGCGAGGTGAAGCCTGTTCCGGAGGCGCTCATTTGTCCCATGCGTGATGGTGATGTGTTTGATCTTGGAAACGCATCATTGAAAGCATATGAAACACCTGGGCATGCTCGGCACCACCACGCACTACTTCTTGATGACGGTCACCAGCGAAGCTGTTTTACGGGGGATGCAGCAGCCATGCTGATTCCAGCGTATGAGCGATTTATACTCCTGCCAACGCCGCCACCAGAATTTGATCTTCAAGCATGGCTAGCGAGCCTAGACTTACTGGAGCGTGTTCAAGCGGAGGCCTACTTTTTGACCCACTTTGGAAAAATTGAAAATCCAAAGTCCCACTTTCAGTGGGTCAGAGAGGCCCTTTCGGCACATTGTTCATTCATTGCAGAGCGCGTTCAACAACAAATGAGCCTTGATGAAATCATGCAGGCTTATCAACCTTGGTTTCAGTCAATTGCGAATGAAGCTGGTGTTGAAAGTCAGACCTATGATGCGAACGTGCATACCTATCTGATTCGGATGAATGTGGTTGGCATCATGCGCTATCTTGATAAGAAACAAGAACGAGCAAAACAGCATTGA
- a CDS encoding M28 family peptidase — MNLIYLCILAAMFGRPAGPDGLTKQSHLLGWIPSRRGEQLRYEDKLNASVTARSIAAFHELFTTMPHHAGSQGDQAMVIILTAAFENLGIMVEKQSIWPYLSEPVDAAVEIISVSGMKPDSSYPLSLSLKEAALGADPATSHPELPIGWSAYSGSGDVTGQVVYANRGTTEDFALLKEMGVEVEGKIVLVRTGGIFRGIKAKNAQHAGAAAMLMYPDPADVGYGKGSPYPDGGWANGNSIERGTVLWIDQPGDPRTPGREARQWTRRTNLSEIDLPKILVQPMGWDQASEILSRMNGANAPESWQGQLPFIYRMSGGADLKVRVKVEQKRASTMVTNVLGIIPGALYPDQRIVIGCHYDAWTFGAGDPHAGTIVLYEVARAFADAAKSGKQPDRTIVFANWAAEEFGIVGSTEYVEANEAMLGASTVAYINLDMAAMGPNLRMSVSPTLRSIAAGAAQSVPQAGGEADQTAYDLWSQHGTKEPFGDLGGGSDHVPFVGRLCVPVISIAAGGSDGSSYHSAYDTLTWYRKVVGADYQPAIMLSRIVNVLAARLSNADLLPFNPEAHVKYTLAAINSIEAEAQRKGLTTDFRSLKQRINVFSKSAAAAQSKMTVAIETGRIKRGGLSDRINTVLLEMDRTWMTEDGLPERDWYKNLQVSPNPLTGYGAWALPALQRAVTLGDQEALDVATEQYIKVFQDLGDLVYKLTSLISRWDTR; from the coding sequence TTGAACTTAATTTATCTGTGCATTCTTGCAGCAATGTTCGGGCGGCCCGCTGGCCCCGATGGACTGACAAAGCAAAGCCACCTTCTTGGATGGATTCCATCGCGGCGTGGTGAGCAGCTGCGTTATGAAGACAAACTCAACGCATCTGTAACAGCTCGTAGCATCGCCGCATTTCACGAATTGTTTACAACCATGCCGCACCATGCGGGTAGCCAAGGTGATCAGGCAATGGTAATAATTCTTACTGCTGCATTTGAAAATCTGGGCATCATGGTTGAGAAGCAGAGTATTTGGCCATACTTATCAGAACCCGTTGATGCTGCTGTTGAAATTATTTCTGTTTCGGGAATGAAGCCTGACAGTAGCTATCCACTGTCACTGTCGCTGAAAGAAGCGGCACTCGGGGCGGATCCAGCAACCAGTCATCCAGAACTCCCTATTGGATGGTCGGCTTATAGTGGTAGCGGCGATGTCACTGGGCAGGTTGTCTATGCGAACCGAGGTACGACTGAAGATTTTGCGTTGCTCAAGGAAATGGGTGTTGAGGTAGAAGGCAAGATCGTTCTGGTTCGCACCGGCGGTATCTTTCGGGGCATAAAAGCAAAGAATGCGCAGCATGCGGGTGCGGCTGCGATGTTGATGTACCCCGATCCTGCTGACGTTGGATATGGGAAGGGTAGTCCCTATCCAGATGGTGGCTGGGCCAATGGCAATAGCATTGAGCGGGGCACCGTTTTGTGGATCGACCAGCCAGGTGATCCACGTACGCCAGGCCGTGAAGCTCGCCAATGGACACGGCGCACGAATCTAAGTGAAATTGATTTGCCAAAAATCCTTGTGCAGCCAATGGGATGGGACCAAGCCTCTGAGATTCTGTCACGCATGAATGGCGCTAATGCGCCCGAGTCCTGGCAGGGGCAACTACCGTTCATTTACCGTATGAGTGGTGGTGCTGACTTAAAAGTGCGGGTCAAGGTCGAGCAAAAGAGAGCTTCGACGATGGTCACGAATGTCTTGGGAATCATTCCTGGCGCTCTTTACCCGGACCAGAGGATCGTCATTGGATGTCACTACGACGCATGGACATTTGGGGCTGGTGATCCTCATGCGGGAACGATCGTTTTATATGAAGTGGCCCGGGCATTTGCTGATGCAGCAAAGTCAGGCAAGCAACCAGACCGCACTATTGTCTTCGCGAATTGGGCGGCAGAAGAGTTTGGCATTGTTGGCTCTACCGAATATGTCGAGGCCAATGAAGCGATGCTTGGTGCGAGTACTGTCGCCTACATTAATCTTGATATGGCGGCGATGGGCCCGAATTTAAGAATGAGCGTTTCGCCAACGCTCAGATCAATTGCAGCAGGCGCTGCACAATCGGTACCACAAGCTGGTGGTGAAGCTGATCAAACAGCCTACGATCTTTGGAGCCAACATGGAACCAAAGAGCCGTTTGGAGATCTTGGCGGTGGATCTGACCACGTTCCATTCGTCGGTCGATTGTGTGTTCCAGTCATCAGCATTGCTGCCGGCGGTTCTGATGGCAGTTCATATCACTCTGCATATGACACGTTGACTTGGTATCGGAAAGTCGTTGGTGCTGACTATCAGCCAGCAATCATGCTCAGTCGCATAGTGAATGTGCTCGCTGCACGGCTATCAAATGCTGATCTCCTGCCATTCAATCCAGAAGCCCATGTGAAATATACGCTTGCAGCGATCAATTCGATTGAGGCAGAGGCCCAACGAAAGGGATTGACTACAGACTTTAGATCTTTGAAACAACGGATCAACGTGTTTTCAAAGAGTGCTGCAGCAGCCCAGAGCAAAATGACGGTGGCGATCGAAACCGGCCGTATCAAAAGAGGTGGGCTCTCTGATCGAATCAATACGGTCCTTCTTGAAATGGATCGCACATGGATGACTGAGGATGGGTTGCCCGAGCGAGATTGGTATAAAAACCTACAAGTCTCGCCCAATCCCCTCACAGGCTATGGCGCATGGGCATTACCCGCGCTGCAGCGAGCAGTCACATTGGGTGATCAAGAAGCGCTTGATGTCGCAACAGAGCAATACATTAAGGTTTTTCAAGATCTTGGCGATCTTGTATATAAGCTCACCAGCCTGATTTCCAGATGGGACACGCGATAA
- a CDS encoding DUF5684 domain-containing protein codes for MDPLSNQDGESPGSMNATTMESEPSYQLMQDNAEAGEITDGGILVFVIIFVTVFVVVSLGLWKVFSKANIPGILSIIPIVNLFFIPKVGGKPGWWGLLFFIPLIGFIMWILICIGISERFNRGVGTVLGLVVLPVIFYWILGFGSAKWTPPPAEG; via the coding sequence ATGGATCCTCTTTCCAACCAGGATGGCGAAAGCCCTGGTTCAATGAATGCTACGACCATGGAGTCGGAACCTAGCTACCAACTGATGCAGGATAACGCGGAAGCCGGGGAGATTACTGACGGCGGTATCCTGGTTTTTGTCATCATCTTTGTGACCGTCTTTGTGGTCGTTAGCCTCGGACTCTGGAAGGTGTTCAGCAAAGCGAACATCCCTGGAATCCTGTCGATCATCCCAATCGTCAACCTGTTCTTTATACCGAAGGTCGGTGGCAAGCCCGGCTGGTGGGGACTGCTCTTTTTCATCCCATTGATCGGTTTCATCATGTGGATCCTGATCTGTATCGGCATCTCTGAGCGTTTCAACCGCGGTGTTGGCACGGTGCTTGGCCTGGTAGTTCTGCCAGTGATCTTCTACTGGATACTCGGCTTTGGCTCGGCCAAGTGGACACCACCACCGGCTGAAGGCTAA
- the mdh gene encoding malate dehydrogenase: MARPKLSIIGAGNVGASCAHWAAVKELGDIVLVDIPDKEGVAKAKCLDLFCASPIEGFDCQMTGTSDYSETADSDVVIITAGLPRKPGMSRDDLIATNVKIVSEVSEKVAEFSPNAALIVVSNPLDAMVYTAWKATGFPTSKIMGQAGCLDVARFRAFLAMELDISVEDIQALLLGGHGDDMVPLPRFTSVHGIPITQLLPEDRINACVERAKVGGGEIVKLMGTSAYYAPASGSVQMAEAIIKDKRRILPCAAFCDHQYGVGGYFVGVPAVLGKHGVEQIIEIDMDASERALMDDSVSHVKDLVSTVTEAFPELV, from the coding sequence ATGGCTCGGCCGAAACTCAGCATTATTGGCGCAGGAAATGTTGGTGCATCATGTGCCCATTGGGCAGCAGTTAAAGAACTCGGTGATATTGTCCTCGTGGATATTCCCGACAAGGAAGGTGTGGCCAAAGCCAAGTGCTTAGATCTCTTTTGTGCGAGCCCCATTGAGGGTTTCGACTGTCAGATGACTGGCACCTCAGACTATTCCGAGACCGCTGATTCGGATGTGGTCATTATCACGGCCGGATTACCACGCAAGCCGGGCATGAGTCGCGATGATCTCATTGCAACCAATGTAAAAATTGTGTCTGAAGTTTCTGAGAAGGTTGCTGAGTTCTCGCCTAACGCAGCATTAATCGTGGTCTCCAACCCACTCGATGCCATGGTTTACACGGCGTGGAAAGCGACTGGTTTCCCAACAAGTAAGATCATGGGCCAGGCAGGTTGTTTAGATGTTGCTCGCTTCCGAGCCTTCTTGGCAATGGAACTGGATATATCAGTTGAAGACATTCAAGCACTCTTGCTTGGTGGGCACGGCGATGACATGGTGCCCCTGCCACGCTTTACTTCCGTTCACGGCATTCCTATTACACAGTTATTGCCCGAAGATCGGATCAACGCCTGTGTTGAAAGAGCAAAGGTTGGCGGTGGCGAGATCGTCAAGTTGATGGGCACCAGTGCCTACTACGCTCCAGCTAGTGGCTCAGTACAGATGGCTGAAGCCATTATTAAGGATAAGCGACGCATTCTGCCGTGCGCGGCCTTCTGTGATCATCAGTACGGTGTCGGCGGTTACTTTGTCGGTGTACCTGCAGTGCTGGGTAAACATGGTGTCGAGCAAATTATTGAGATTGACATGGATGCTTCTGAGCGTGCATTGATGGACGATTCAGTATCACATGTTAAAGACCTTGTCTCGACCGTCACAGAAGCGTTCCCGGAACTGGTGTGA